Proteins from one Kwoniella shivajii chromosome 1, complete sequence genomic window:
- a CDS encoding ubiquinone biosynthesis protein COQ4, mitochondrial translates to MRPSLRFLTKSPTPTPNYPGHTPLTFSQNALLAVGSGIVGVWTSRGDLVASLSESTSSTFLPSLHEKMTINPEGRQILRDKPNITSESLRGLESLKRGTLGREYWEWLKDGDVGPDTRADVQYIDSPTLAYTMLRYRQTHDLYHTLFSLPPTLPHELSLKVLEFSNMSLPVAALSSVFGPFRLKRRETWMRDWVPWALRTGRQGRSLVGVYWEKRWDQGIGELRRELGVERNNQLGVESRWGGYRKIREKERDLRKKGEWVDEPEEW, encoded by the exons ATGCGACCATCTCTTCGATTTTTAACTAAATCACCTACGCCAACACCGAATTATCCAGGACATACACCATTAACATTCTCTCAAAATGCATTACTGGCTGTTGGATCTGGTATAGTCGGAGTATGGACATCCCGAGGTGATTTAGTAGCATCATTATCCGAATCTACTTCATCAACATTCTTACCTTCTCTTCATGAAAAGATGACTATAAATCCAGAAGGTAGACAAATACTAAGAGATAAACCAAATATCACGTCGGAATCCTTGAGAGGATTGGAAAGTCTGAAGAGAGGTACATTGGGTAGAGAATATTGGGAATGGctgaaagatggtgatgtgGGTCCGGATACCAGAGCTGAT GTCCAATATATCGACTCACCCACATTGGCTTATACGATGCTACGATACAGACAAACGCATGATTTATATCATACATTATTCTCACTTCCACCTACGTTACCCCACGAACTATCGTTAAAAGTATTAGAATTTTCCAACATGTCATTACCTGTCGCGGCATTATCCTCGGTCTTCGGACCGTTCCGACTAAAACGTCGAGAAACATGGATGAGGGATTGGGTACCGTGGGCATTGAGAACAGGAAGACAAGGTAGAAGTTTAGTTGGCGTTTATTGGGAAAAAAGATGGGATCAAGGTATAGGTGAATTAAGAAGAGAATTAGGTGTGGAAAGGAATAATCAATTAGGTGTGGAATCAAGATGGGGAGGATATAGGAAAAtcagagaaaaagaaagagatttaagaaaaaaaggtgaatgggtcgatgaacctgaagaatGGTAA
- a CDS encoding 50S ribosomal protein L36, protein MIQTILRRLPTSFTNSLAGPSRQSIRRCSSCPPAKPAFTPLSRPTLLSQIPSLSSLNSNPRPNILSRAQPLIMQVRGMKVRSSVKRFCDGCSVVRRKGRIYVICSKNPKHKQRQG, encoded by the exons ATGATCCAAACGATTTTACGACGTTTACCGACCTCATTCACCAATTCATTGGCAGGACCATCCCGACAATCCATTCGACGATGTTCGTCCTGTCCTCCCGCTAAACCAGCATTCACACCTTTATCCAGACCAACGTTACTCTCTCAAATACCCTCATTATCATCGCTCAACTCAAATCCAAGGCCAAATATCTTGTCGCGAGCACAACCGTTGATCATGCAAGTTAGAGGTATGAAAGTGAGAAGTAGTGTTAAGAGGTTCTGTGATGGCTGTTCTGTCgtaagaag GAAGGGAAGAATATACGTTATTTGCTCAAAGAATCCAAAGCACAAGCAA CGACAAGGATAA